ACTTCCAAAGGTCCAAGCTTTGCATCACTATTCTTAATTGCGGTTGTTAGTGATCTTGCATCACGAGCAGCTGCTAGCCGTTCAGGTGATGATGTCTGTTTTGCGAGAAGAAAAGAAGATATCACCACATCAAAGTAGTTATTCATGGCTTAAGTGGTATtattattagtataattattgttattatcattatCTGATAATTACTGCAAAGAGAACCCAGAAGTGGTCAAAATGACCTCGGATTTCATAGCAACAGAATGGATAGCTCTAAAATCAGTTATCAATGTTAGCAACGAgttcacaagtcacatttgaatGCTAGAAAAATTGCGGGAACCATTTAATAAGTTACCTGTTGCAATTCTTCAGCCCTTTTCTTAAGAGCTTCTAAAGATGCTTCCTTGTGAATAAGTTTTAAAATGTAGACCAAGTGAGACTGGAGATTCTCTTGACGATGCTCGTCTGCTTTGCATTGGGGAATGGTAGACAGGCAACCAACTGGGTAAAAGGAACAGTTGACGAGCTTCATCGGACAAACAGTTATACAGTGCCGGTCCATTTCACGCCGCATGAGCAATTCTGGGCACTTCTGCTCGCACTGAAGTATTTTGAAAGGACAAGTAGAATCATGCTGTTCCAGTTGAGCTGCACTAAATCTGGCATTACAGCCCTCATTTGCACAGTTTATTTCCCTGAAACCACACGAGGAGACATGTTGCACAAGCTCTTCTTGGAACTTAAACTTCATATTGCAGTGAAAGGTGTTCTTGAAGTCAACATTTCTAATCACTGTTTGTGCTACGGTTTCCCTCCTCCCCATCAACCAAAAGCCATTTATTTCCATTTCTTGTACGAAATCATCTATTCTGTCCTCTCTCCTTTCACTTAGTACCCATCCCGAAACCTTGCTGAAGAAATTCCTCTTTGACTGTCCaaaatcatcaataaaatctgaaatgaTATCGTAAGGGTTGTCGGAGACTACTGTTTCTGTTCCACCATCTAAGACAACAGACTCGGCAACAAATGTCTCGCTTCTCTGGATAAGATAATCCACCATTTCTCTTCTGACATCAACAGCGACAGAAGCAGGGCTCTTGAATAGACCACCAGTCGTGTTGTCAACACAGGCTGAGGCTAATCCTGTAAGGAATTCCTGTGCTACCTTGCGAACCATTTCTGCATCGAATAGATTACAAGAAAAGAGAGGACCTTCCTCTTTTACTTCTTCAAGTGTTGAATCCCCTTCATTTGTAGGTGGATCCATGTTTGAAGATGCTTCCAACATTATGTATGAATTGCACTACAGTTAATCAGGATTAGTATATTCCAGGTACAGCAAATGAATATATGAAAACAATAACTTTCAGGACCGGTGAAGGAAAGAACTTTCAGCGAGAAAAAGGTGCACTAGTAAGGAGCTTTAACCGCAAATAAACAGATGCCACTGGAACAAGAGGATTGACAAGATTCACCAAGTCTTAGGTTTCATATTTGGTATGCTACATTATTTGATCACAGGATTTATGCTCGAGAAACAGACGCAGTAAAAGATTCAAGAAATAACACCCAATCCGAAAGACAAAAGGGAAACTTTAGAGTAAATGCAAATTAGTGAATTGCTTTTACCCAAATTTCCAACCAAAGAAAAATCAGAGGAATGCATTTGCAAAAATGGCCATTACAGAATCAGACATAAAACCCAAAACAGAACACAGAAAGAGGTCTAACTTGTATGCTGTAAGATTGGATCAAAtgtaaaaaatttgaaattcataAAAATGATTAGAAACACATACCTAAATAAATGCCAACCCTCGAATCCAAAATCAGCTCAAATCACCTTTCTACTATATGAACATTTTTCAAGGAAGTCAAAAGCTACAAAGTGCAGAAAGAAAAAGCATAAAGACAAGAACAAAACAAAAGGTAAAAGAAAAGAAGACAAATttcagaaagaaagaaaaaaaagaacctCAGTGCCTTCAGTTTTGCGACTTTGTCTCCGCAAATGAAGCTAAATAATTTTCTACAAAATGTACATAATTATTCTGACCGACAAAACCGTCCCTCCACGATCGCCTTTCTCCTTTTTTTTAAGCATGCGC
This sequence is a window from Nicotiana tomentosiformis chromosome 5, ASM39032v3, whole genome shotgun sequence. Protein-coding genes within it:
- the LOC104090373 gene encoding uncharacterized protein, yielding MLEASSNMDPPTNEGDSTLEEVKEEGPLFSCNLFDAEMVRKVAQEFLTGLASACVDNTTGGLFKSPASVAVDVRREMVDYLIQRSETFVAESVVLDGGTETVVSDNPYDIISDFIDDFGQSKRNFFSKVSGWVLSERREDRIDDFVQEMEINGFWLMGRRETVAQTVIRNVDFKNTFHCNMKFKFQEELVQHVSSCGFREINCANEGCNARFSAAQLEQHDSTCPFKILQCEQKCPELLMRREMDRHCITVCPMKLVNCSFYPVGCLSTIPQCKADEHRQENLQSHLVYILKLIHKEASLEALKKRAEELQQTSSPERLAAARDARSLTTAIKNSDAKLGPLEVEKKTEVNPEVAELIDKKEDDTDISTNKNDVTDSPHMNEKSPDSPKTRHNSTATPTKEESPAKSENVVEPTSKTEVKEDSTNLSPSKSRPPVENEGLKSPEKNVVSPKLPKNEGSSKSPEEHQDLTASSKSENVAEPTSKTEVKEDSTNLSPSKSRPPVENEGPKSPDKNVVSPKLPKNEESSKSAEEHQDLTASSKKEESPKSEESAPSPKKYQKFTASPPETETPKPKESMPSPKKHHDSKASSPKMESPKSVDSTALGDKIE